A DNA window from Desulfatiglans sp. contains the following coding sequences:
- a CDS encoding PQQ-binding-like beta-propeller repeat protein, with the protein MKIKIALVSIVFVMILSMPYGQVGASDYNSNWPTWRGPLFTGEVVKGNPPTIWSETKNIKWKIPLPGKGLSTPIVWGDQIFLTSAIPLDKKASEETLAKLKEGQASWMQPKLPEYLQQFVVYSIDKNTGKTLWQKVVREQFPHEGTHNDGSWASQSCVTDGEYLVASFGSFGIYCFDLKGNLKWEKDIGDLNIRASFGEGSSPALYNDYLIVNWDHEKDSYIYVLNKKDGEVIWKKKRDEKTSWSTPIVVPVKGKLQLIVSATGKSTAYDLQNGDIIWVISGMTENVIPSPVTDGELVHLISGFRGAAMQTIRLDEASGDLKESSALVWTYNKNTPYVPSALLYNGRLYYLRGNDERLSCVDAKTGKIFYEAVKLDGMKGVYASPIGVNGLVYVLGRNGMCYVIKDGEELNVVSRNQLDDNFDASPVVVGNQLFLRGLKALYCISE; encoded by the coding sequence ATGAAGATTAAGATAGCTCTGGTATCAATTGTTTTTGTCATGATTTTGAGCATGCCTTATGGTCAGGTAGGCGCCTCGGATTACAACAGCAACTGGCCCACATGGAGGGGCCCCCTGTTTACCGGCGAGGTGGTAAAAGGTAACCCTCCTACAATCTGGAGCGAGACAAAGAATATCAAATGGAAAATACCCTTACCAGGAAAGGGCCTATCCACTCCGATAGTATGGGGAGATCAGATATTCCTGACCTCTGCCATACCTCTTGATAAAAAGGCGTCTGAAGAAACCCTTGCAAAACTTAAGGAGGGGCAGGCATCTTGGATGCAGCCCAAACTGCCCGAATATCTCCAGCAGTTTGTGGTCTATTCCATTGATAAAAACACCGGGAAAACTCTCTGGCAAAAGGTTGTACGCGAGCAGTTTCCCCATGAAGGCACCCATAATGATGGTAGCTGGGCCTCACAATCATGTGTGACTGATGGGGAATATCTTGTTGCATCATTTGGTTCTTTTGGAATTTACTGTTTTGATCTCAAAGGTAATCTGAAATGGGAGAAGGACATTGGAGATCTGAATATCCGGGCCTCTTTCGGGGAAGGTAGTTCTCCTGCCCTGTATAATGATTATCTGATCGTAAACTGGGATCATGAAAAGGATTCCTATATATATGTCCTTAATAAGAAAGATGGCGAGGTTATATGGAAAAAGAAGAGGGATGAGAAGACCTCATGGTCTACACCCATCGTTGTCCCGGTAAAGGGAAAGCTTCAGCTGATTGTAAGCGCCACTGGAAAATCAACCGCCTATGACCTGCAAAATGGAGATATCATTTGGGTAATATCAGGTATGACCGAAAATGTGATCCCATCACCTGTTACTGACGGTGAACTTGTTCACCTGATTAGCGGTTTCAGGGGCGCTGCAATGCAGACAATCAGGCTGGATGAGGCAAGCGGGGATCTGAAAGAGTCATCCGCATTAGTCTGGACATATAACAAAAATACCCCGTATGTCCCTTCAGCGCTTCTCTACAATGGCAGGCTCTATTATCTGCGCGGAAATGATGAAAGGCTGAGCTGTGTAGATGCTAAAACCGGAAAGATATTTTATGAGGCTGTTAAGCTTGATGGAATGAAAGGTGTGTATGCTTCACCCATTGGTGTTAACGGCCTTGTTTATGTGCTGGGCAGGAATGGAATGTGTTATGTTATAAAGGATGGAGAAGAGTTGAATGTTGTTTCCAGAAACCAGCTTGATGACAATTTTGATGCCAGCCCTGTTGTTGTTGGGAATCAATTGTTTTTGAGGGGTTTGAAGGCTCTTTACTGTATTTCGGAGTGA
- a CDS encoding PQQ-like beta-propeller repeat protein, whose amino-acid sequence MKITEMILIILFLFNICKTQASDWPQYLGPDRDAVSDEKGLLRQWPAGGAKILWTVPLGEGFGGPAVSKGKVYIYDRVDDRENVLRCFDLITGKEEWQFSSEAKWSVSYDGSRTVPTIDGSRIYVSDAFGNFLCVDKDTRKPLWKKNFWTDFSKTDIPMWAIAQNPLVYKNMVIIAPQTEVVGIVAYDKINGEIIWKTPVLPGSPGYVSPKVVKMDNEDHLVMISATRPEGGGTGAVMGFNPDTGKLLWSYDGWKCKTPVPNVTETGDNSLFITGGYLSGGALIQLNKKENSWEVNEVMFSKEFASHVHPAIFYKGHLYSQGTNNQVRNGFMCMDLKGNIKWKTGKDPNFDKGGFILADDIILSSDGEKMLYLIEPTPDEFRVQAKAELLDTKQAWAPLALSDGKLLIRDQKQMKCVVLK is encoded by the coding sequence ATGAAGATTACAGAAATGATTCTTATTATTCTTTTCCTTTTTAATATCTGCAAAACCCAGGCATCTGACTGGCCACAGTACCTTGGACCTGACCGGGATGCAGTATCTGATGAAAAGGGGCTTTTAAGGCAATGGCCCGCAGGGGGGGCAAAGATTTTATGGACAGTTCCACTCGGTGAGGGTTTCGGAGGGCCTGCTGTTAGTAAAGGTAAGGTCTACATATATGACAGGGTTGATGACAGAGAGAATGTTTTACGCTGTTTTGACCTTATTACCGGAAAAGAAGAATGGCAATTCAGCAGTGAGGCAAAATGGTCAGTCAGCTATGACGGTTCAAGGACAGTACCAACAATAGATGGTAGCAGAATTTATGTAAGTGATGCATTCGGCAATTTCCTCTGTGTTGATAAAGACACCCGTAAACCTTTATGGAAAAAGAACTTCTGGACAGATTTCAGTAAAACAGACATCCCCATGTGGGCGATTGCCCAGAACCCCCTTGTTTATAAAAACATGGTGATTATTGCCCCTCAGACAGAGGTGGTCGGCATTGTGGCATATGACAAGATAAATGGAGAGATTATCTGGAAGACACCGGTCCTTCCAGGGAGCCCCGGATATGTCTCACCAAAGGTGGTCAAAATGGATAATGAAGATCATCTGGTGATGATATCAGCCACCAGGCCTGAAGGTGGGGGCACCGGGGCTGTCATGGGGTTTAACCCTGATACAGGCAAGCTTTTATGGTCTTATGATGGCTGGAAATGCAAGACCCCTGTGCCTAATGTAACAGAGACGGGCGATAACAGCCTGTTTATCACAGGAGGGTATCTATCTGGAGGGGCGCTTATACAGTTAAATAAGAAGGAGAATTCATGGGAAGTAAATGAGGTGATGTTTTCAAAGGAGTTCGCTTCCCATGTGCACCCCGCTATATTTTACAAAGGGCATCTTTATAGCCAAGGCACAAATAATCAGGTGAGAAATGGCTTCATGTGTATGGACCTTAAGGGCAACATCAAATGGAAGACAGGGAAAGACCCTAATTTTGACAAGGGCGGATTCATTCTAGCTGATGACATTATTTTAAGCAGTGATGGTGAAAAGATGCTCTATCTTATTGAGCCAACTCCTGATGAATTCAGGGTGCAGGCAAAGGCAGAACTGCTTGACACAAAACAGGCATGGGCGCCTTTGGCATTAAGTGACGGGAAGCTTTTGATCAGGGATCAGAAGCAGATGAAGTGTGTGGTTTTAAAGTAA
- a CDS encoding squalene--hopene cyclase: MKEIESTINRLQQMLHTETNDKGYWTGELSSSALSTATAVFALASVDENQHASSINSGINWLIKNQSPDGGWGDTAISKSNLSTTLLVYCAMTVTSPDQEALDACEKYIKGIAGSIDPEKIAGSILTAYGADRTFSCPILTMCALAGRLGKEGWKHVKGLPFELAVLPQQWFKWLKLPVVSYALPALIAIGQVVFHHHPPVNPVQKIARKLARTKSLKVLTKIQPENGGFLEATPLTSFVLMSLANCGHREHIVTKKGVNFLLHSQRTDGSWPIDTNLSTWVSTMAVQALKNDNISKTQQNLIFTWLIGQQHREIHPYTGADPGGWAWTDLPGGVPDADDTSGALMAIKNLDPDGEKPLDAVEAAILWLINLQNRDGGIPTFCKGWGKLPFDKSATDLTAHALAACSAWMPDMRPELQNSINSAMEKGFLFLRNAQRPDGSWVPLWFGNEDVHDMKNPVYGTAKVISHLTRMKSTELSTMKESLKSGLKWLIEAQKENGTWGGDKNAPATIEETSLALDAIAGCAALHGFFDNLAAPVQKALLKGSEALLEMINNHDKLPSSPIGLYFARLWYHEKLYPLIFSLSALQKIRAVLLNKDA, from the coding sequence ATGAAAGAGATTGAATCTACTATTAACAGATTGCAGCAGATGCTACACACGGAAACTAATGACAAAGGTTACTGGACCGGTGAGTTAAGCAGCAGTGCCCTTTCCACTGCAACTGCTGTTTTTGCGCTGGCTTCTGTGGATGAAAATCAACATGCTTCATCTATTAACTCCGGCATAAACTGGCTCATAAAAAATCAGAGTCCTGATGGTGGATGGGGCGATACAGCAATAAGCAAGAGCAACCTCAGCACTACCCTTCTTGTTTACTGCGCCATGACAGTTACCTCACCGGATCAGGAGGCCCTTGATGCCTGTGAAAAATATATAAAAGGTATCGCAGGTTCTATTGATCCGGAAAAGATTGCCGGATCAATCTTAACGGCCTATGGAGCTGACAGGACATTTTCATGCCCTATTCTCACCATGTGTGCCCTTGCGGGCAGACTGGGTAAGGAGGGCTGGAAACATGTTAAGGGTCTCCCATTTGAACTGGCTGTCCTGCCCCAGCAGTGGTTCAAATGGCTTAAGCTGCCGGTTGTAAGCTACGCCCTTCCCGCCCTTATCGCAATCGGGCAGGTCGTATTTCATCATCATCCCCCTGTTAACCCGGTTCAAAAGATAGCCCGTAAACTGGCACGTACAAAATCCCTTAAAGTCCTGACAAAAATCCAGCCTGAAAATGGAGGTTTTCTGGAGGCCACTCCTTTGACAAGCTTTGTTCTGATGAGCCTTGCAAACTGCGGACACAGGGAACACATTGTTACAAAAAAAGGGGTTAATTTTTTGCTTCACAGCCAGCGAACAGACGGAAGCTGGCCGATAGATACAAATCTATCAACCTGGGTTTCCACAATGGCTGTACAGGCGTTAAAGAATGATAATATAAGTAAAACTCAGCAAAACCTCATTTTTACATGGCTTATAGGCCAGCAGCACAGGGAGATTCACCCGTATACCGGGGCAGACCCCGGAGGCTGGGCATGGACTGATCTCCCAGGGGGCGTGCCTGATGCGGATGATACTTCAGGAGCCCTTATGGCCATAAAGAATCTTGACCCGGATGGCGAAAAGCCCCTTGATGCGGTTGAGGCGGCCATCCTCTGGCTTATTAATCTGCAGAACCGTGATGGAGGCATACCCACATTCTGCAAAGGCTGGGGTAAATTACCCTTTGATAAAAGCGCTACAGACCTTACCGCCCATGCACTTGCAGCATGTTCCGCATGGATGCCTGATATGAGGCCTGAACTGCAAAATAGTATTAACTCTGCCATGGAAAAGGGTTTCCTGTTTTTACGAAATGCTCAGCGGCCTGATGGTTCATGGGTACCTTTGTGGTTTGGTAACGAAGATGTTCACGATATGAAGAACCCTGTTTATGGGACAGCAAAGGTAATTTCTCATTTAACCCGTATGAAATCCACTGAACTTTCAACCATGAAAGAATCGCTTAAGAGCGGACTTAAATGGCTGATTGAGGCACAAAAAGAAAATGGCACATGGGGAGGAGATAAGAATGCGCCTGCCACAATTGAGGAGACCTCCCTTGCCCTTGATGCCATTGCAGGCTGTGCGGCTCTTCATGGTTTCTTTGATAATTTAGCCGCGCCAGTTCAAAAGGCACTTTTAAAAGGATCAGAAGCATTGCTTGAAATGATTAATAACCATGACAAACTGCCTTCAAGCCCTATAGGCCTTTATTTTGCAAGGCTATGGTATCATGAAAAACTTTATCCCCTTATCTTTTCCTTGTCTGCATTACAAAAAATAAGAGCGGTATTATTGAATAAAGATGCATAA
- a CDS encoding terpene cyclase/mutase family protein: protein MTLRQEMIQALGRAPLLLDKSTGLVSGFVLRHLDHDGGFMGRDNKSDLYYTVFGIELAISLELSLPVDLIKRYLAGFESGHGLDLVHLSCLARSYTNLADISSFTIDSGLKEGLTQRLVELRCADGSFSANQSDAHGNAYGCFMALTMCEDMGVAPPDPDAILNCLDKLEMDDGGFANEQAGGISTTPSTAAAICSYHMLGRPLPERGAEWLMGRASERGGFCAFKSDSPMNLPDLLSTATALQAISYFPENKIIREGHLEFLDTLWNPEGGFSGTWADPVIDCEYTYYGLLALGYLAEIP from the coding sequence ATGACACTCAGACAGGAGATGATACAGGCCCTGGGCAGGGCGCCTCTGCTGCTGGATAAATCCACAGGGCTTGTCAGCGGTTTTGTATTGAGGCATCTGGACCACGATGGCGGATTCATGGGCCGCGATAATAAGAGCGACCTTTACTATACCGTATTTGGCATTGAACTGGCCATCAGCCTTGAGCTCTCCCTCCCTGTTGATCTTATAAAAAGATATCTGGCTGGCTTTGAGAGCGGGCATGGGCTTGACCTGGTTCATCTTTCATGCCTTGCCCGCTCATATACAAATCTGGCTGACATATCATCCTTTACTATTGATTCCGGTCTAAAGGAGGGGCTTACCCAAAGGCTTGTAGAACTCAGATGTGCGGATGGCAGTTTCAGCGCTAATCAGTCAGATGCGCATGGTAATGCCTATGGCTGTTTTATGGCCCTTACCATGTGCGAGGATATGGGTGTTGCGCCTCCTGACCCTGATGCAATTTTAAACTGCCTTGATAAACTTGAAATGGATGACGGCGGCTTTGCCAATGAACAGGCAGGGGGCATATCAACCACCCCCTCAACAGCCGCGGCCATATGCTCATATCATATGCTTGGGAGGCCTTTACCTGAAAGGGGGGCTGAATGGCTTATGGGCAGGGCAAGTGAGAGGGGGGGCTTCTGCGCCTTTAAGAGTGACAGCCCAATGAATCTGCCTGATCTCTTAAGCACTGCCACTGCCCTTCAGGCCATTTCCTACTTCCCTGAAAATAAGATCATTAGGGAGGGCCACCTTGAGTTTCTTGACACGCTCTGGAACCCAGAGGGCGGCTTCAGCGGGACATGGGCAGACCCTGTTATTGACTGTGAGTACACCTATTACGGGCTCCTCGCCCTTGGCTATCTTGCGGAGATTCCATGA
- a CDS encoding DUF116 domain-containing protein, translated as MSDLNLALIYNARPPQADIPCTLREREELRRIVRDYAESNSLCAPLGIAELERHAEILLNQYKWPARFRGFVAVLINNTLWHDIFTAIPYNRRLLLVPKCLRSAEKCRGIMDEIGLICAHCGSCIINDLKRQAEELGYAVLIAEGSPVVMSLIETRQIEAILGVSCLSTLERVFPYMEAGAVPGIAIPLLYDGCENTAIDTDWLWEALYETSENPSIPRLNLEEERNRVDSWFSKEELDEVIRPEGTQTEAIAMDWIALSGKRWRPFLASCTFTALTPGNNISDNNIRRICVAVECFHKASLIHDDIEDNDDIRYGQETLHARYGIPVALNAGDLLIGWGYQLLSELDVAAQVKASLIECAAHAHRIMCLGQGEELYWSRHPESLTSNQVIEIFRRKTSPAFDVALSLGALLAGADSSVLACLHQYSEAMGVAYQIRDDLEDYLLPHEKRRRLLDNPSILMALATEQAKEEARQLLLRAWQEPGVREREFDHIMEIFSDLNIDQCARALMDSTKARAIESLAQLNNPALKGLLRRVISKIFGDFDLMGCCNDTQTGDDTGPGQGASAAG; from the coding sequence ATGAGCGACCTTAACCTTGCATTGATATATAATGCCCGTCCGCCCCAGGCGGATATCCCCTGCACCCTTAGGGAAAGGGAAGAGCTGCGCCGGATAGTCAGGGATTATGCTGAGTCAAACTCTCTCTGTGCGCCTCTTGGTATTGCTGAACTTGAGAGACATGCAGAAATATTACTGAACCAGTATAAATGGCCCGCAAGGTTCAGGGGTTTTGTAGCTGTGCTCATCAATAATACCCTGTGGCATGATATCTTTACTGCCATCCCCTATAACAGGCGCCTGCTGTTGGTACCAAAGTGTCTGCGTTCAGCGGAAAAGTGCAGGGGCATTATGGATGAGATCGGGCTCATCTGCGCCCACTGCGGATCATGCATAATAAATGACCTTAAAAGGCAGGCAGAGGAGCTGGGGTATGCGGTGCTCATTGCAGAGGGTTCGCCGGTTGTAATGAGCCTGATAGAGACACGCCAGATTGAGGCAATTCTGGGTGTAAGCTGCCTCTCCACACTTGAAAGGGTCTTTCCATACATGGAGGCAGGCGCTGTACCCGGTATAGCTATCCCCCTGCTCTATGACGGGTGTGAAAACACAGCTATTGATACAGACTGGCTATGGGAGGCATTGTATGAAACATCTGAAAACCCCTCAATCCCGCGGCTGAACCTTGAAGAGGAGAGAAACCGTGTTGATTCCTGGTTTTCAAAGGAGGAGCTTGATGAGGTTATCAGGCCCGAAGGCACGCAGACAGAGGCCATTGCAATGGATTGGATTGCCCTGTCAGGGAAAAGATGGCGTCCCTTTCTTGCGTCATGCACATTTACAGCCCTGACACCGGGCAATAACATCTCCGACAATAATATCAGGCGTATATGTGTCGCAGTGGAATGCTTTCACAAGGCATCTCTTATCCATGATGATATAGAGGATAATGATGATATTCGATACGGGCAGGAGACCCTTCATGCAAGATATGGCATCCCTGTTGCGCTTAATGCAGGGGATCTACTTATTGGCTGGGGATATCAGCTCCTCTCAGAGTTGGATGTGGCTGCGCAGGTGAAGGCCTCTCTGATTGAATGTGCTGCCCATGCGCATCGCATCATGTGCCTTGGGCAGGGTGAGGAGCTCTACTGGTCAAGGCATCCTGAATCTCTCACATCCAATCAGGTGATCGAGATATTCAGGAGAAAGACATCCCCTGCCTTTGATGTTGCGCTCTCCCTTGGGGCGCTCCTTGCAGGGGCGGACAGTTCTGTGCTGGCCTGCCTTCATCAATACAGCGAGGCAATGGGTGTAGCCTACCAGATCAGGGATGACCTGGAGGATTACCTTCTCCCCCATGAAAAGAGGCGCCGCCTGCTTGACAACCCTAGCATACTCATGGCCCTTGCAACAGAACAGGCAAAAGAGGAGGCGCGTCAACTGCTCTTAAGGGCATGGCAGGAGCCAGGCGTAAGGGAGAGAGAGTTTGATCATATCATGGAGATCTTCAGCGATCTTAATATTGATCAATGTGCGCGGGCATTGATGGATAGCACAAAGGCAAGGGCAATTGAGAGCCTGGCGCAGCTTAATAACCCTGCACTTAAGGGGCTTTTGCGCCGCGTGATCAGCAAGATATTTGGCGACTTTGATTTAATGGGATGCTGCAATGACACTCAGACAGGAGATGATACAGGCCCTGGGCAGGGCGCCTCTGCTGCTGGATAA
- a CDS encoding B12-binding domain-containing radical SAM protein — protein MKNNFLRPAVILVADRTLSANYPVLFEGIFATMQTSKVPEPLMRYFLSPKVHTDENGRASVAPLGLRRIESCMRAASGLSPDDIVCTTPERLFDLIGPWVKLVLFSSSDPLGHGMSNTTTSSFWGGELYTRRWTRETLLMLKAAKKKYPFKVVFGGAGAWQFITSPDEAARLGIDVVYEGYFEESGPELIADILAGRHVDNYVAVNGIGIERVQPICGPSMMGIIELSRGCGRGCRFCSMAQKGMKHLSPDMIMADLETNLSNGIKNVVSGSEDFFRYGSSTTRPDFKRLASLLEQMRGLKGLSFMQIDHANITSVIDLEEKELVEIRRLLTWEKPAKYLWVNMGAESANGRLVAANSPGKIAPFSSEDWPDIIREAVGRMTRSGFFPVISIVLGLPGEEPKDVIDTLSLIKELSSQELVVFPVFYEPVLEKDIRAGGGFSVSSMSMSHFELYRTCYEINFKRVPKLMWDNQQAGGVPWLKRMIMQVMGRAEIFNWRMTFRGMSKRLSGSATISAYSATEKKR, from the coding sequence ATGAAAAATAACTTCTTAAGACCTGCCGTTATACTGGTGGCTGACCGCACACTAAGCGCCAATTACCCAGTATTGTTTGAGGGCATCTTTGCAACCATGCAGACAAGCAAGGTGCCTGAACCCCTTATGAGATATTTTCTAAGCCCAAAGGTGCATACTGATGAAAATGGCAGGGCCTCTGTTGCTCCCCTGGGGCTGCGCCGCATTGAATCATGCATGAGGGCCGCATCAGGTCTCTCTCCTGATGATATAGTCTGCACCACACCTGAGCGGCTTTTTGACCTTATTGGGCCATGGGTAAAGCTTGTGCTCTTCAGCTCCAGCGACCCTCTTGGTCATGGCATGAGCAATACCACCACAAGCAGCTTCTGGGGAGGGGAACTCTATACCAGGAGATGGACAAGAGAGACGCTCCTCATGCTCAAGGCTGCCAAAAAAAAATACCCCTTCAAGGTGGTGTTCGGAGGGGCAGGCGCATGGCAATTTATAACCAGCCCGGATGAAGCGGCCCGTCTTGGCATTGATGTGGTATATGAGGGCTATTTCGAAGAATCTGGCCCTGAGCTTATTGCTGACATTTTAGCGGGCAGGCATGTAGATAATTATGTTGCTGTAAATGGGATTGGCATCGAGCGCGTTCAGCCCATTTGTGGCCCCTCAATGATGGGTATTATTGAGCTTTCAAGGGGATGCGGAAGGGGATGCAGGTTTTGCAGCATGGCCCAGAAGGGGATGAAACACCTTTCCCCTGATATGATCATGGCAGACCTCGAGACAAACCTTTCCAATGGAATAAAAAATGTGGTGAGCGGGAGCGAAGATTTTTTCAGGTATGGCTCATCCACAACAAGGCCTGATTTTAAAAGGCTTGCATCCCTCCTTGAACAGATGAGAGGGCTTAAAGGGCTATCATTCATGCAGATAGATCACGCCAATATCACAAGCGTTATTGATCTTGAGGAAAAGGAGCTTGTGGAGATCCGGCGGCTATTGACCTGGGAAAAACCGGCAAAATACCTATGGGTAAACATGGGGGCTGAAAGCGCCAATGGAAGGCTTGTTGCTGCCAACAGCCCCGGTAAGATTGCGCCATTTTCATCTGAAGACTGGCCTGACATTATAAGGGAGGCAGTAGGCAGGATGACCCGCTCCGGGTTCTTCCCGGTAATCAGCATTGTCCTGGGCCTGCCCGGTGAGGAGCCTAAGGATGTGATAGATACCCTCAGTCTCATTAAAGAGCTCTCCTCTCAGGAGCTTGTTGTCTTCCCTGTATTCTATGAGCCTGTGCTTGAAAAGGATATCAGGGCAGGTGGCGGTTTTTCTGTTTCGAGTATGAGCATGAGCCATTTTGAACTCTATCGCACCTGTTATGAGATCAATTTTAAACGTGTCCCCAAACTCATGTGGGACAACCAGCAGGCAGGAGGTGTGCCCTGGCTTAAACGTATGATAATGCAGGTGATGGGCAGGGCAGAGATCTTTAACTGGCGCATGACCTTTCGGGGCATGTCAAAGAGATTATCAGGGTCAGCAACGATTTCCGCGTACAGCGCAACGGAGAAAAAGAGATGA
- a CDS encoding ferredoxin family protein has product MAENNMIVYCKCTHRDLVSDESRDMLLKSLEQHGHDAVIVDDLCGLVSHNDPLLKAWVQYSKLIVIACYERAIQALFSMAEAESSPGSQIIILNPRVMPPEEIMSRVTSEVTGGSGGTPEKIAFSGLQEPWFPVIDRGRCQKCKLCFNFCLFGVYTIDEEANIRVSHPDNCKNNCAACARICPGRAIIFPKLNQPPFNGDEIDESKIQAPPVRLDLLNGTDIHSMLRNRGRQGGLFSAEPRKPVNMLEALHKRLDIPMSVLEGLSPSDLSRIQKRAFKAGDQDEK; this is encoded by the coding sequence ATGGCTGAAAATAATATGATAGTTTACTGCAAATGTACCCACAGGGATTTGGTCTCTGATGAATCCCGTGATATGCTGCTTAAAAGTCTTGAACAACATGGCCATGATGCGGTTATTGTTGATGACCTGTGCGGGCTTGTCTCGCATAATGACCCGCTGTTAAAGGCGTGGGTGCAATACAGTAAACTTATTGTTATTGCCTGTTATGAGAGGGCCATACAGGCCCTGTTCAGCATGGCAGAGGCAGAGTCTTCACCCGGCAGTCAAATCATAATCCTCAACCCGCGGGTCATGCCTCCTGAAGAGATCATGTCAAGGGTCACAAGTGAGGTAACAGGAGGTTCAGGAGGCACTCCTGAGAAGATAGCATTCAGCGGTTTACAGGAGCCATGGTTCCCGGTAATTGATCGGGGCCGCTGCCAGAAATGTAAACTCTGTTTTAATTTCTGTCTTTTTGGTGTCTACACCATTGATGAAGAGGCCAATATCAGGGTTTCCCACCCTGACAACTGTAAAAACAACTGTGCCGCATGCGCCCGTATATGCCCTGGCAGGGCCATTATATTTCCTAAACTGAATCAGCCACCATTTAATGGTGACGAAATAGATGAATCAAAAATCCAGGCACCTCCTGTAAGGCTGGATCTTCTGAATGGAACAGACATCCACTCCATGCTGAGAAACCGCGGCAGGCAGGGCGGGCTCTTTTCCGCTGAGCCGCGCAAGCCGGTTAATATGCTGGAGGCGCTTCACAAAAGGCTTGATATCCCGATGAGTGTGCTGGAAGGACTCTCACCATCAGACCTGTCCCGGATACAAAAAAGGGCCTTTAAGGCCGGAGATCAGGATGAAAAATAA